From one Phocaeicola salanitronis DSM 18170 genomic stretch:
- the rsmH gene encoding 16S rRNA (cytosine(1402)-N(4))-methyltransferase RsmH, whose amino-acid sequence MDEVTKTYHIPVLLHESVDGMNLHENGIYVDVTLGGGGHSREILRRMDKGSRLFGFDQDEDAERNAPADTRFTFVRSNFRYLRNFLRYYGVEQADAILADLGVSSHHLDDASRGFSFRFDAPLDMRMNKRAKLTAADVVNTYDESRLADIFYLYGEMKNSRRLASDLVKARAQKPVALTGDLIGIVKPYCPKEREKKELAKIFQALRIEVNHEMDALKEMLEAAVDVLKPGGRLAVITYHSLEDRMVKNMMKAGNVEGKAEQDFYGNFRSPLRTVGKPIVPGEEEIGRNPRSRSAKLRIAEKVKD is encoded by the coding sequence ATGGACGAGGTTACGAAAACTTATCATATCCCTGTGCTGCTGCATGAAAGCGTGGACGGCATGAATCTGCATGAAAACGGCATTTATGTAGATGTCACTTTGGGAGGCGGTGGGCACTCGCGCGAAATCTTGCGCCGCATGGATAAAGGAAGCCGCCTGTTCGGCTTCGACCAGGATGAAGACGCCGAGCGGAACGCTCCTGCTGATACACGTTTCACTTTCGTCCGGAGCAATTTCCGCTATCTCCGTAATTTCCTGCGCTACTATGGCGTAGAGCAAGCAGATGCCATCTTGGCTGACTTGGGCGTGTCTTCGCATCATCTGGATGATGCAAGCCGCGGGTTTTCGTTCCGTTTTGACGCTCCCTTGGATATGCGGATGAACAAGCGTGCCAAGCTGACCGCCGCGGATGTGGTGAATACATACGATGAAAGCCGGCTGGCGGATATCTTTTATTTATATGGCGAGATGAAGAACAGCCGGCGCCTTGCTTCCGATTTGGTAAAGGCAAGGGCGCAAAAGCCGGTTGCCCTTACGGGCGATTTGATAGGCATCGTCAAGCCTTATTGCCCGAAAGAACGCGAAAAGAAAGAGCTTGCCAAGATATTCCAGGCACTCCGAATTGAGGTGAACCACGAGATGGATGCTTTGAAAGAAATGCTGGAGGCAGCCGTGGATGTGCTGAAGCCCGGAGGAAGGCTGGCGGTGATTACGTATCATTCGCTGGAAGACCGGATGGTGAAGAATATGATGAAAGCCGGTAATGTCGAAGGGAAAGCCGAGCAAGACTTTTACGGTAATTTCCGTTCTCCCTTGCGTACGGTCGGGAAGCCCATTGTGCCCGGTGAAGAGGAAATCGGCAGGAACCCCCGTTCGCGGAGCGCGAAACTGAGGATAGCCGAGAAAGTAAAAGATTAA
- a CDS encoding 1-acyl-sn-glycerol-3-phosphate acyltransferase yields the protein MADNSIFLIDIDKILKEKAGKKAKYVPRFLVSYLKRIVHQDEINAFLTEVKDKTGVDFLAACMDFLDVKLEVEGLENLPEEGLCTFVSNHPLGGQDGVALGYVLGKHYDGRIKYLVNDLLMNLHGLAPLCIPINKTGSQSRDFPRMVEAGFRSDSHIIMFPAGICSRRRNGVIQDLDWKKTFVTKSVETRRDVVPVHFEGRNSDFFYNLANICKFFGIRFNIAMLYLADEMFKNRHKTFRVAIGKPIPWQTFNKSKTPTEWAAYVRDLVYKL from the coding sequence ATGGCAGATAATTCAATTTTTTTAATAGACATTGATAAAATCTTGAAGGAAAAAGCCGGAAAGAAAGCGAAGTATGTCCCGCGTTTTTTAGTGTCATACCTGAAGCGTATCGTCCATCAGGATGAAATAAACGCGTTCCTGACGGAAGTGAAGGACAAGACAGGAGTTGACTTTCTGGCCGCTTGCATGGACTTTCTGGATGTAAAGCTGGAAGTGGAGGGATTGGAAAACCTGCCGGAAGAAGGCTTGTGCACGTTTGTCTCCAATCACCCCCTGGGAGGACAAGACGGAGTGGCATTGGGCTATGTACTGGGGAAACATTACGACGGACGCATCAAGTACCTGGTAAACGACCTCTTGATGAACCTTCACGGGCTGGCGCCGTTATGCATCCCGATAAACAAGACCGGGTCGCAATCACGCGATTTCCCGCGCATGGTAGAAGCAGGGTTCCGCTCGGACAGCCATATCATCATGTTCCCCGCCGGCATCTGTTCCCGCCGGAGGAACGGAGTGATTCAGGACTTGGACTGGAAGAAAACATTTGTAACTAAAAGCGTAGAAACCCGGCGCGATGTGGTGCCGGTCCACTTCGAAGGAAGAAACTCGGACTTCTTCTATAACCTGGCAAACATCTGCAAGTTTTTCGGCATACGCTTCAATATCGCCATGCTTTACCTGGCGGATGAAATGTTTAAGAACCGCCACAAGACATTCCGTGTGGCGATAGGAAAACCGATTCCCTGGCAGACCTTCAACAAGTCGAAAACACCAACCGAATGGGCGGCATACGTAAGGGATTTGGTATATAAATTGTAA
- a CDS encoding sodium-dependent transporter, translating into MQNSERVNFASKIGAILAAAGSAVGLGNVWRFPYETGNHGGAAFILIYLGCVFLFGLPIMIAEFVIGRRAKASTGEAFKVLAPRSGWKYVGYTGVLTGFLILGYYSVVSGWTLEYIFQSATGNLLGKSANDFVSMFQDFSKSPWRPLIWLLIFVGMTHIIIVKGVQKGIEQASKIMMPMLFIIIVLLAVCAVMLPGAMKGLEFLLKPDFSKVTSDAVLGAMGQAFFSLSLGMGCLSTYASYFSRETRLGHTAVSVCVIGTCISVLSGFIIFPAAFSVGIQPDAGPSLIFITIPNVFQQAFGSVPVFACISAVLFYILLAMAALTSTISLHEVPTAFLHEKFGFTRSRAAWIVTIGSFLIGVVSSLALGDWSDVKIGGMNLFDALDFLTAKIMLPITGMFTALFVSWKLDKKMVRDEVTNRGTLKASYYPALIFILRYITPIGILFIFINELGWLG; encoded by the coding sequence ATGCAAAATAGCGAACGCGTAAACTTCGCGAGCAAGATAGGCGCCATTCTTGCCGCGGCCGGTTCTGCGGTAGGCCTGGGCAATGTATGGCGTTTCCCATACGAAACGGGGAACCATGGAGGAGCGGCTTTCATCCTTATTTATTTAGGGTGTGTATTTCTTTTCGGATTGCCGATTATGATAGCCGAGTTCGTTATCGGACGGCGTGCCAAAGCAAGCACCGGCGAAGCGTTCAAAGTGTTGGCTCCCCGAAGCGGATGGAAATATGTGGGCTATACGGGCGTACTTACGGGATTCCTCATCCTGGGCTATTATTCGGTGGTATCGGGATGGACGTTGGAATACATCTTCCAGTCGGCTACGGGCAACCTGCTCGGAAAATCCGCCAATGACTTTGTATCGATGTTCCAGGATTTCTCGAAAAGCCCGTGGAGACCGCTCATCTGGCTCTTGATATTCGTAGGGATGACTCACATCATCATCGTAAAAGGCGTGCAGAAAGGCATTGAACAAGCCTCGAAAATCATGATGCCGATGCTTTTCATCATCATTGTCCTGCTTGCGGTATGCGCCGTGATGCTTCCCGGAGCCATGAAAGGGCTGGAATTCTTGCTTAAACCCGACTTTAGCAAAGTGACTTCGGACGCCGTCTTAGGCGCCATGGGGCAAGCCTTCTTCTCGCTCAGCCTCGGAATGGGATGCCTTTCCACCTACGCTTCTTACTTCAGCCGCGAGACCCGGCTGGGGCATACTGCCGTAAGCGTATGCGTTATCGGCACTTGCATATCCGTATTATCGGGCTTCATTATCTTCCCCGCGGCATTCTCGGTAGGCATCCAGCCCGATGCAGGCCCCTCACTTATTTTCATTACGATTCCGAACGTATTCCAGCAAGCATTCGGCTCGGTGCCGGTATTCGCCTGCATCAGTGCGGTGCTTTTCTACATCCTGCTGGCGATGGCGGCGCTCACATCCACCATTTCCCTGCACGAAGTCCCTACCGCCTTCCTGCACGAAAAATTCGGCTTTACGCGAAGCCGTGCGGCATGGATTGTAACGATAGGAAGCTTCCTGATAGGTGTGGTCTCTTCGCTGGCTTTGGGCGATTGGAGCGATGTAAAGATAGGAGGCATGAACCTGTTCGATGCGCTCGACTTTCTGACCGCCAAAATCATGTTACCCATAACGGGCATGTTTACAGCCCTCTTCGTTTCGTGGAAGTTAGACAAGAAAATGGTCCGTGATGAAGTGACCAACCGGGGGACGCTTAAAGCCTCTTACTATCCGGCACTCATCTTCATCCTGCGCTACATCACTCCTATCGGCATTTTGTTCATCTTCATTAACGAACTGGGCTGGTTAGGCTGA
- the xpt gene encoding xanthine phosphoribosyltransferase produces the protein MKALKERILQDGKCFEGGILKVDNFINHQMDPILMKSMAVEFVRRFASTDINKVMTIEASGIAPAIMVGYLLELPVVFAKKKKPSTMENMLVTSVYSFTKDRSYEVCVSSDYLCKGDKVLFIDDFLANGNAAKGVIDLVKQAGAELVGMGFLIEKAFQHGGDYLREQGIHVESLAIIESLDNCEIKMKE, from the coding sequence ATGAAAGCACTGAAAGAGCGTATTTTGCAAGACGGAAAATGTTTTGAGGGAGGAATACTCAAAGTAGACAACTTTATCAACCACCAGATGGACCCGATTCTAATGAAGTCGATGGCGGTTGAATTTGTACGCCGGTTCGCCAGCACCGATATTAATAAGGTAATGACCATCGAAGCCAGCGGAATCGCTCCTGCCATTATGGTTGGCTATCTATTGGAACTCCCTGTGGTCTTCGCCAAGAAAAAGAAACCCAGCACCATGGAAAACATGCTGGTCACTTCTGTATATTCGTTCACGAAAGACCGTTCATACGAAGTATGCGTGAGCAGCGACTATCTCTGCAAAGGAGACAAAGTCTTGTTTATTGACGATTTCCTGGCAAACGGAAACGCGGCAAAAGGCGTTATCGACTTGGTGAAACAAGCAGGAGCCGAACTGGTCGGAATGGGCTTTCTAATAGAAAAAGCGTTCCAGCACGGAGGTGATTATTTACGCGAGCAAGGAATACATGTCGAATCGCTGGCTATCATTGAAAGTTTGGATAATTGCGAAATCAAAATGAAAGAGTGA
- a CDS encoding ComEA family DNA-binding protein: MWKDFFYFTKSERRAIIVLLLLLAFLSGGSIWFRLKRQDMLPLPLSESGRIDSFIAGLEERKRSSSRPFPAYKEPPVQVRLRPFDPNTADSSTLRTLGLSAFIARNVEKYREKGGVFHTPEDFSRMYGLSPSQYETLKPYITIGKRFLIPERDTVRHIAFARDTLPYVPKYPEGTVIDLNQADTASLKRIPGIGSGLARMIVAYRNRLGGFYSVSQLQEIPHLDAGINTWFKVGDAELRKLKVNRASLDRLRSHPYMDFYKAKAIIEYRRKRGKLKSLSQISLFEAFSEEDIKRLSPYLSFE, from the coding sequence ATGTGGAAAGACTTTTTTTACTTCACGAAATCGGAACGCCGGGCTATCATCGTCCTGCTGCTCTTGTTGGCATTCCTATCAGGCGGAAGCATTTGGTTCCGCTTGAAAAGGCAAGACATGCTCCCGCTTCCGCTTTCTGAAAGCGGACGGATAGATTCGTTTATTGCCGGGTTAGAAGAACGGAAACGAAGTTCATCCAGGCCCTTCCCTGCCTATAAAGAGCCTCCTGTACAGGTCCGGCTCCGCCCGTTCGACCCTAATACCGCCGATTCAAGCACCTTGCGCACCTTAGGGCTTTCGGCTTTCATCGCACGGAATGTGGAAAAATACCGCGAAAAAGGAGGCGTGTTCCATACCCCCGAAGACTTTTCCCGCATGTACGGACTCAGCCCGTCACAATATGAAACCCTGAAGCCATACATCACTATCGGGAAACGTTTTCTCATTCCGGAACGGGACACGGTGCGGCACATTGCTTTTGCCCGTGACACCTTGCCTTATGTCCCCAAATACCCGGAAGGTACCGTAATCGACCTGAACCAAGCCGATACGGCTTCACTAAAGCGTATTCCCGGCATCGGAAGCGGATTGGCACGTATGATTGTCGCATACCGGAACCGCTTGGGCGGCTTTTATTCGGTTTCCCAACTGCAAGAAATCCCGCATCTCGACGCGGGAATCAACACGTGGTTCAAAGTAGGGGATGCAGAACTCCGCAAGCTGAAAGTAAACCGTGCAAGCCTGGACCGCCTGCGCTCACACCCGTACATGGATTTCTATAAAGCCAAGGCAATCATAGAATACCGCCGGAAGAGAGGAAAACTAAAAAGCCTCTCCCAGATATCCCTGTTCGAGGCTTTTTCGGAAGAAGATATAAAACGTCTGTCTCCTTATCTTTCGTTTGAGTAA
- a CDS encoding VanZ family protein produces the protein MKHYPLSILVVAVICYLSFFTPPETGMDEIPNMDKLVHLCMYGGLTLVLWFEYLRRHPDIRWRDISLLGIVFPVLMSGIVEILQATCTSDRSGDWLDFAANCTGVLLGSAFAYYVIRPFLKRHI, from the coding sequence ATGAAACATTATCCGTTATCAATTCTGGTTGTAGCCGTTATTTGCTATTTGTCTTTTTTCACCCCGCCTGAAACCGGTATGGACGAGATTCCGAACATGGATAAGCTGGTTCATCTTTGCATGTATGGAGGGTTGACGCTGGTGCTTTGGTTCGAATACCTGCGCCGGCATCCGGACATCCGTTGGAGGGATATCTCGCTTCTTGGCATCGTGTTCCCGGTGTTGATGAGCGGTATTGTCGAGATACTTCAGGCTACATGTACCTCGGACCGGAGCGGGGATTGGCTTGATTTTGCCGCTAATTGCACCGGTGTTCTGCTGGGAAGCGCGTTCGCTTATTATGTCATCCGTCCTTTCTTGAAAAGGCATATATAA
- a CDS encoding GNAT family N-acetyltransferase — protein MKEIIAPVDRELLKSELTPEKRLRSTNKSNNEIYIVNWKNAPNTLQEIGRLREIAFRAAGGGTGEPVDLDEYDLMENPYQQLIVWNPEAEEILGGYRYLLGNEVEFDKEGNPVLATAHMFNFSEKFLKEYLPTTIELGRSFVTLEYQSTRAGSKGLFALDNLWDGLGALTVIKPNVKYLFGKMTMYPSYNRFGRDMILYFLKKHFSDKENLITPMEPLKIDTDEAVLKEIFCYDTFKEDYRVLNREVRKLGYNIPPLVNAYMSLSPTMRMFGTAINDGFGMVEETGILIAVNEILEEKRVRHIESYLREHPEALQLTSGANPVVSKDTEKA, from the coding sequence ATGAAAGAGATTATTGCACCGGTTGACCGGGAATTGCTGAAGTCGGAACTGACACCTGAAAAGCGGTTGAGGTCAACGAACAAGAGTAACAACGAGATTTACATCGTAAATTGGAAGAACGCGCCGAATACGCTGCAGGAAATCGGGCGTTTGCGTGAAATTGCGTTCCGTGCGGCAGGAGGAGGTACGGGAGAGCCCGTTGATTTGGACGAGTATGACTTGATGGAAAACCCTTACCAGCAACTGATTGTGTGGAACCCCGAAGCCGAAGAGATTTTGGGAGGATACCGCTATCTGCTGGGCAATGAAGTGGAGTTTGACAAGGAAGGGAATCCGGTGCTGGCAACCGCCCACATGTTCAATTTTTCCGAGAAGTTCCTGAAGGAATACCTTCCCACAACGATTGAATTGGGACGCTCGTTCGTAACCCTCGAATACCAGTCGACCCGTGCCGGGTCGAAAGGACTGTTCGCCCTCGACAACTTATGGGACGGGCTGGGTGCGCTGACCGTCATCAAGCCAAACGTAAAATACCTCTTCGGGAAAATGACAATGTATCCCAGCTACAACCGTTTCGGACGCGACATGATTCTGTATTTCCTGAAAAAACATTTCTCGGACAAGGAGAACCTGATTACGCCGATGGAACCGTTGAAGATAGATACAGACGAGGCGGTATTGAAGGAAATCTTCTGCTACGATACGTTTAAGGAGGATTACCGGGTGCTGAACCGCGAAGTGCGCAAACTGGGCTACAACATCCCTCCATTGGTAAACGCCTACATGAGCCTTTCGCCTACGATGCGCATGTTCGGCACCGCCATTAATGACGGCTTTGGCATGGTGGAAGAAACCGGCATCCTGATTGCGGTCAATGAAATACTGGAAGAGAAACGTGTGCGCCACATCGAATCGTACCTGCGCGAACACCCCGAAGCCCTGCAACTGACCTCAGGAGCCAACCCGGTTGTATCCAAAGATACAGAAAAAGCCTGA
- a CDS encoding alkaline phosphatase produces the protein MKKISFFLFCLLLASFVHAQQAKYVFFFIGDGMGVNQVQGTELYLGELDGKIAIAPLDFTEFPYATTSSTYSATNGVTDSAAGGTALATGKKTMNGVIGMEKDQQTPVASIAMRAKEKGFRVGVATSVSVDHATPAAFYAHNPSRKNYYQIGKDLFLAGFDFYAGSDFLDPDNQGKSESLYSLAQKNGYTLARGYDDFVSKSDKADKLILFQTEEASKVHRDAIPYAIDRKEGDLALSDITGAAIRFLSKDLSKGFFLMVEGGKIDWACHSNDAATAFREVMDLNESVRQALQFYEEHPDETLIVISADHETGGLVLGTGEYALNLQALQYQRVSETGFTSILNGLRRQTGNRVAWEQVEEALKANFGFWNEVKLTEAQEKRLRDVFDRTFTGESVEMEKSEYAQDEPLAAEAVRVLNEIALIGWVSGGHSAGYVPVFAIGAGADLFQGRMDNIEIPARIAEAAGYVAE, from the coding sequence ATGAAAAAGATTTCATTCTTCTTGTTTTGTCTTTTGCTTGCTTCGTTTGTTCATGCCCAGCAGGCAAAATATGTATTCTTCTTTATCGGTGACGGTATGGGAGTCAATCAGGTACAGGGAACCGAACTTTATTTGGGTGAGTTGGATGGTAAAATAGCGATTGCTCCGCTTGATTTTACAGAGTTTCCGTATGCAACTACAAGTTCTACTTATTCGGCGACGAATGGAGTGACCGACTCTGCCGCCGGAGGTACGGCTCTCGCTACGGGCAAGAAAACCATGAATGGGGTTATCGGTATGGAGAAAGACCAGCAGACACCTGTTGCAAGCATTGCGATGCGGGCAAAAGAAAAGGGATTCCGTGTGGGGGTCGCTACAAGTGTAAGCGTAGACCATGCCACTCCTGCCGCTTTTTATGCCCATAACCCCAGCCGGAAAAACTATTATCAGATAGGAAAAGATTTGTTCCTCGCCGGTTTTGATTTTTATGCCGGTTCTGATTTCCTTGACCCGGATAACCAGGGGAAATCGGAAAGCCTTTATTCGTTGGCTCAAAAGAATGGTTATACCCTTGCGCGTGGATACGATGATTTCGTGTCGAAGAGCGATAAGGCAGACAAGCTGATTCTCTTCCAGACCGAAGAGGCGTCGAAGGTACATCGTGATGCCATTCCGTATGCCATCGACCGTAAGGAAGGGGATCTTGCTTTGAGCGATATTACCGGTGCGGCTATCCGTTTCCTTTCAAAGGATTTGAGCAAGGGATTTTTCTTGATGGTAGAAGGAGGGAAAATCGACTGGGCATGCCATAGCAACGATGCCGCTACTGCTTTCCGTGAGGTAATGGATTTGAACGAGTCTGTCCGTCAGGCACTTCAGTTCTATGAAGAGCACCCCGATGAAACCCTTATCGTCATCAGTGCCGACCATGAGACAGGAGGTCTGGTATTGGGTACGGGCGAATATGCGCTTAACCTGCAGGCTCTGCAATACCAGCGGGTAAGCGAAACCGGATTCACTTCTATTCTGAACGGTTTGCGTCGGCAGACCGGGAATCGTGTGGCTTGGGAACAGGTAGAGGAGGCTTTGAAGGCTAATTTCGGATTTTGGAATGAGGTGAAATTGACCGAGGCGCAAGAAAAAAGATTGCGTGACGTATTCGACCGTACGTTTACGGGAGAAAGCGTGGAAATGGAGAAGAGTGAATATGCGCAGGACGAGCCTTTGGCGGCAGAAGCCGTGCGCGTGCTTAATGAGATTGCCCTGATAGGTTGGGTGAGCGGAGGCCATTCGGCTGGTTATGTTCCGGTTTTCGCCATCGGGGCCGGAGCCGACCTTTTCCAAGGGCGCATGGATAATATCGAGATTCCTGCACGCATCGCCGAAGCGGCAGGGTATGTAGCAGAATAA